In Oreochromis aureus strain Israel breed Guangdong linkage group 20, ZZ_aureus, whole genome shotgun sequence, the following are encoded in one genomic region:
- the LOC116309179 gene encoding torsin-1A-like: MKPSKQHVLLLWILLSSTVINAVEPFSSFKIPNFTETWNSFWGESCNSYWISFNQTGLKADLENKLFGQHIASDIIFKSVSGFMNDDNPKKPLVLSLHGPTGTGKNFVSQLIADNIYKKGYHSKFVHVFSATLHFPHRSEIVTYKSQLQEWIKNGVTNCERSVFIFDEMNQIPPGVIDSIKPYLDYGKVEGVFFQKSIIIFLSNTGADQIAKTAVDFWKNGKDREEMMLKDFESFISPIVFNSDQSSFSKSTLIDSCLLDVFIPFLPLEYKHVVQCAMAAMRDKGRQPDENVADRAARSLVYYPKLEKVFAVSGCKTVANRVHLYR, from the exons ATGAAACCAAGTAAGCAACATGTCCTGCTGCTATGGATTCTACTTTCCTCCACTGTGATCAATGCAGTTGAGCCCTTCAGCAGTTTCAAAATCCCTAATTTCACAGAGACATGGAATTCATTTTGGGGCGAGAGCTGTAATTCATACTGGATTTCCTTCAACCAGACAG GTCTGAAGGCTGACTTGGAAAACAAACTCTTTGGACAACACATTGCTTCAGATATCATTTTTAAATCTGTGAGTGGATTTATGAACGATGATAACCCGAAGAAGCCTCTGGTGCTCTCTCTGCACGGACCGACTGGCACAGGGAAGAACTTTGTTAGCCAGCTGATTGCAGACAACATTTACAAGAAGGGATATCACAGCAAGTTTGTTCACGTGTTCTCAGCTACACTTCACTTCCCACATCGAAGTGAAATTGTTACCTATAAA TCTCAGTTACAGGAGTGGATCAAAAACGGCGTTACAAACTGCGAACGCTCAGTGTTCATATTTGATGAGATGAACCAAATTCCTCCTGGTGTGATTGACAGCATAAAGCCATATCTGGACTATGGAAAAGTGGAAGgagttttttttcaaaaatcgATCATCATCTTTCTCAG caATACAGGAGCAGATCAAATTGCAAAAACAGCTGTAGATTTCTGGAAAAATGGAAAAGATCGAGAAGAGATGATGCTCAAAGATTTTGAAAGTTTCATTTCTCCTATAGTTTTCAACAGTGATCAAA GCAGTTTTTCTAAGTCAACTTTGATTgacagttgtctgcttgacgttttcATCCCATTCCTGCCTCTGGAGTACAAACATGTTGTACAGTGTGCGATGGCTGCGATGAGAGACAAAGGTCGTCAGCCAGATGAGAATGTGGCAGACCGGGCGGCCAGAAGTTTAGTCTATTACCCCAAACTGGAGAAAGTATTTGCCGTGAGTGGCTGCAAGACAGTAGCAAATAGGGTGCACTTGTACAGATGA